In Paramicrobacterium humi, the genomic stretch TCTCGATGCTCCTCGTCGACTTCAAGGGCGGGGCGACCTTCGCACCCCTCCAACGGCTGCCGCACGTCGTGGGAGTGATAACCGATCTCGACCCGGCGGCCGCGACGCGCGCGCTCGAGAGCCTTCGCGCCGAGGTGCGCTACCGCGAGCGGACGCTGCGGGAGCACGGCGTCCAGGACATCGCGGAACTGCGCTCCGGACTCGCTCGCCTCGTCATCGTGGTCGACGAGTTCGCGGCGATGCTCGAGGGCTTCCCCGAACTGCACGCCCTGTTCGTCGACATCGCCGCACGCGGCCGATCGCTCGGCATGCACCTCGTGCTGTGCACGCAGCGTCCAACCGGCGTCGTGCGCGACTCGCTGCTCGCGAACTGCACCCTGCGGCTCAGCCTCCGCGTCAACAACCGTGCAGACGCACTTGCCGTGACGGGCGTCGACACCGCCGCCTCTCTCCCCGTGACCCCGGCGGGACGCTGCGTCGTCGTCACGCCCGACGCGGACCCCGTCGTCGCGCAAATCGCCCGGGTGTCGGATGCCGACATCGCCGCTGTCGCCGCCCGCCATGCGGGGGAGCCGCGGCCTCGGCGACCGTGGCTCGACCCACTGCCGCCCCGGATACCGCTCGAGCGCCTTGCCTGCACGGCCGACGCCTTCACGCTCGGCCTTCGGGACGTGCCGGCACAGCAGAAGCAAGAGCCTGCGGTGTGGCGGCCCGCGACGGACGGCAGCCTGCTCGTGCTCGGCGGCGCGCGGTCGGGGAAGACCACGCTCGCTCAGGTCATCGCGGCGCAGAGCAGCGGCTCGTGGCATGTCGACGAGCTGCCCGACGATCTCGAGCGAGCGTTCGATGTTCTCGAGGACAGCGCCGAGCGCGCGGAGACCGCGCTCGGACCGTCGACGACGAGGTCGGTTCTGACGATCGACGACCTCGACGTCTTGTGCGGCCGACTCGATGACGACGACGTCGAGCACGCGCGCGGGCTCCTGACCAGGCTGCTGCGCTCCGGGCCGCGCGCCGGCATCTGCGTCGTGGCGACGGCCCAGCGCCTCGGGGCCGGGATGAGCGCGCTCGCCGCCTTGTTCGACTCGACGATGCTGCTTCGAATGCCGAGCCGCGCCGAGCACATCCTGTGCGGTGGAGACACGGCGACCTGGTCGGAGGACAGACGCGCGGGCAACGGCGTCTGGGGCGGCACGAGCGTGCAATTGGCGTATACGACGCGCATGCGACGCCGCCGTGGCGCTCGCGCGCTTCCCGAGCTCGATCTGGACGCGGAGCAGATCGTGCTCGTGAGCTGTCGTCGCCCCGCCCAGACGGCCAGGACGCTGCGGGAGCGGCATCCGGGCGTTCACATCATCACACTGGGTCCGACGCCGGTCTATCCCGCGGAGATGCGCGAGCTCACGAGCGTCGTCGTGGTCGGTGACGC encodes the following:
- a CDS encoding FtsK/SpoIIIE domain-containing protein produces the protein MAFPTEIRVPAVPGTPPRSPFPFIASLAPVVASVAISAVTRSPYVLMFAILGPVIAIASVVDSRLFARRSLRKQEREYQERLVEVRELVSAAHDGERRSRLTASPTAREVLADAGRASRWRASTERARTITLGLGDRPSGVVLGGAAGDEAHTGLREHASTLAAAPCTADATLGIGVVGATALARAVARGYLLQLCHAVDPTRLRIVALPDEGWEWARSLPHLSRRSADAAMTVSVVEDATAPAVPADITLAVARVVDAVPAHCREIIECSTGLTATWMSADNPADRITVLTHPVTAAAAHAYAAALSALAAETGVVGEDGEPPVSAHWDDLARDPDGGALSVPIGLAARSSVSVDLVEHGPHAIIGGTTGSGKSELLAKWVLGLAAAHSPSEVSMLLVDFKGGATFAPLQRLPHVVGVITDLDPAAATRALESLRAEVRYRERTLREHGVQDIAELRSGLARLVIVVDEFAAMLEGFPELHALFVDIAARGRSLGMHLVLCTQRPTGVVRDSLLANCTLRLSLRVNNRADALAVTGVDTAASLPVTPAGRCVVVTPDADPVVAQIARVSDADIAAVAARHAGEPRPRRPWLDPLPPRIPLERLACTADAFTLGLRDVPAQQKQEPAVWRPATDGSLLVLGGARSGKTTLAQVIAAQSSGSWHVDELPDDLERAFDVLEDSAERAETALGPSTTRSVLTIDDLDVLCGRLDDDDVEHARGLLTRLLRSGPRAGICVVATAQRLGAGMSALAALFDSTMLLRMPSRAEHILCGGDTATWSEDRRAGNGVWGGTSVQLAYTTRMRRRRGARALPELDLDAEQIVLVSCRRPAQTARTLRERHPGVHIITLGPTPVYPAEMRELTSVVVVGDADAWQANWSLLAALRSTATVVVEACPLVDYRALTRTRARPPYLHRQPGRAWRIAADGHITRCAL